AAAACTGTCTCGGGCTCAACGAATTCGCCAACACAAGCAGCGACGCAAACAATCCAAACGCGAGCAGCGTGATCGTACGGGTGATCATCGCAAAACACTTTGGGTGCTGGATTTTCATGGCGATCTCAAGGCATCACGCATACCCGCTCTGACTGAAGAGATCTCGAGTATTCTACTGGCTGCCAAAAGCGATGACGAAGTCATGCTGCGTCTTGAATCGGGGGGAGGGCTGGTACACGCCTATGGACTGGCCAGTGCTCAACTCGACAGGCTAAAGCAAGCCGGGCTCAAATTGACAGTTTGTGTCGACAAGGTAGCGGCCAGCGGCGGGTATATGATGGCCTGCTGTGCTGATCGGTTGATTGCGGCGCCGTTTGCCGTTATTGGCTCGATCGGAGTAGTAGCTCAGGTACCCAATGTACATCGCCTGTTGAAGCGTAATGATATCGATGTCGAAGTACTGACAGCCGGACGTTACAAGCGCACCCTGACTGTACTGGGAGAAAACACCGAAGAGGGAAGGGCCAGATTCCTGGAGGATCTGCATGAAACTCACGAACTCTTCAAGTCATGGGTCAGTGAGCATAGGCCGGTACTCGATATCGAGCAGGTTGCCGATGGTGACATCTGGTTTGGTCGCCAGGCGCTCAAGGACAAGCTGATTGATGAGGTGAACACCAGTGAAGCCTGGCTCCAAAGCCGTGGCGAGGATGTTCGCATTCTGGAAGTAGCATTGAAATCGAAGCGCTCGGTAATGGAGCGGCTTGGTCGTACAGCCAGCAAAGCAGTAGAGCGAGGGGTTGATCGAGCCATCGAGCGAGTTACTGCATCTCGCTGGGACCACCAATAGAGTTCAGCGCTGACACTGTCAATTGTCAGCGTCAGCGCTGTCCTGTCAGGACCGGTTCAGTCCTGTCAAGGTATCGATAACAGCAATAGCTTGCTTCCCCCGCAGCGAATAGTAAATGGTCTGCGAGGCTCGGCGAGTATTGACCAGCTCTTCCCTACGCAATACTGCAAGATGCTGGGAGAGTGCCGATTGACTGAGATCGAGCTTGGTATTGAGTTCGGAAACCGACATTTCACCCTCCCTAAGCAGGCAGAGAATACGCAATCTATTCTCATTGGCCATTGCCTTGAGTAATGAAGCGGACTCGATGACCATTTCGCACCCTGCCGCAGCGAGAGGTGCTGAGGGACATGCGCTCATGAGGACTCCTTTCGGGAAATTCAGAGTACGAAGGGCTCGCACCCGTTGTTCACCGAATGATCAATAAACCGATGATGGTTGTCCATGATCTGATTTAACGCTTTTTTAACGGTTAGGAAAGTCCTTTTTCAGCACACGGCCCGAAGAACCCTCAGGAGTTGGAAACCCCGCTTGAACTGATTGGTTTTTCCCGAAATACAGATAGTCCTTACCGAACGGGTAGCATCACGGGTCGTGTTCCGGAAGCGATGCTACACTCGGGCAGCAGAGTTTCCGGTGAAAGGATAAAAGGTATGACGCTGGATTTGCATCATATGGATACGGGTGGCCAGAAACCGGTTCTGGTAATCCTTCATGGTCTGTTTGGCAGTCTGGATAACTGGCGCTCACACATCCGTAGCTGGCAGGAGAAATACCGGGTGGTTGCCATGGATCTGCGTAACCATGGGCAGTCTCCTCATGCGCGGGGCATGAATTACGAGGATATGGCTCTCGATGTACTTCGTGTTCTGGATCAGCTGGATATAGAGCAATGCTCACTGCTGGGCCATTCCATGGGCGGCAAGGTAGCGATAACACTGGCACGTCGATATCCGCAGCGCATCTCACGCCTGATCGTGGCTGATATTGCCCCCATGGCTTATGAACATGGCCATGAAGACATCTTCAAAGCCATGCATGCTGTCGAGGACGCTCAACCCGAATCGCGTCGCGAAGCGGATGATGCAATGAAGGAAGTTATCGATACTGCCACCATTCGACAATTTCTTGCGACCAACCTGGTCCGTGATGAATGGGGCATACTGGTATGGCGCGTGGGTCTGGAAGAAATTGAAACGGATTACAGTGCAATTGTAGCCCCCCCTGGAGGAGAAGAGGCTTATCCTGGTCCGGTACTCGTTTTGCGTGGTGAGCGATCCGATTACGTGCCCGACAGCGCCCGCAATGTCATCATGCAGATACTGCCACAAGCGCACATTGAAACTCTGAAAGGAGCTGGCCACTGGTTACATGCAGAACAACCGGAGGGCTTTCGGCAGAGCGTTGACAGGTTCATGACAACTGGCTGATAACCCGAGCCACCATCAGTCCAGGACGATAATATCGTTACTGTTATTGCATTCGGTCATGAAGCGGTGAAGGATGCGATAAGTGTCGGCATCAAAAGCGGTCGGCTTCTTACGTTCGGGCGCATCCATAAGGTGAGTGACACTTCCCAGATACCGCCACTGGTCCACCAGATGATAAGTCGCTATCCCCTGATCATCACATTCCCGGAATGCCACACGTCCGGGCCACGGCCAGTGGTGGATGCGCAGTTTCTCAAGTGCGGCAAGCAGTCGCTCGGTATGTGACGTGATGGACTCTTCGCCGCAGCAGGCTCCACGACAGCGACCGAGTTGATGCGAAAAGCATCGGCCCCGGCCGCTTTCGAGACCGAGGATGCGTGGGCAGAGCCTGTGCTCCTCTGCAATCTGACGTAATGCTCGTGTAGCTTCTCCCCGAGAGCGAAACATGCCGAATGTCATGTCTTCCTCTGTACTTCCCAAAGCCTCGGGTCCAGCCAGTTCGAGGCGACCGGCAGATTGCCGCCAACACCACGTTTTCAGTGTGGATTGTCGTCTGAGCTTTCGATTGTAGATCGGTGATAATTGTTTGATCAGTCGCGCTTCAAGCAGTTGTGCACCCAGATCACCGGCGGTTTCATGCCATTCCAGATGATGCAGCTGACGCATGATTTTCATTTCACGATCATTGCGATAATCGCTATTGAAATGGCTTAGTACTCGGGAGCGCAGGTTGACGCTTTTACCAATGTACAAAGGCATCCGATCCTGGCCCAGGAAAAGATAGACACCCGGTCGGGTCGGTAGTTCGTCGAGCAGATGGGGGTCGAGATGTGCAGGCAGGCTCCGATTACGAAATTGCCCAACAGCCAGTGATTCGATCTTTTCGGCGGCATGATATCTGCTCCAGTGCTGCCAAAGTGATAACAGGGCTTTGGTATCACTCAGTGCGCGGTGGCGTGAAGCACTCAGGAGATCATGCCGACGAAGCAACTCTCCCAAACTGTGATGATAGTGATCAGGCTCAAGTTGACGGGAGAGTCGGAGCGTGCAGATTACCCGAGCACCAAATCGAACACCCAGGCGGCGATATTCGTTACGCAGAAAACTGATGTCGAATCGCGCATTATGCGCCACCAGGATACTGCCATCGATCCAGCGGTAGAATTCATCGGCAATGGTTTCAAAGGCAGGCTGCCCTTGTACCATCTCGTTGCTGATGCCAGTCAGTGCAGTAATGGAGGGCGGAATCAAGACCCCGGGATCTACCAGAGTAACGAAACGATCCACCACGTTACCGTCCAGAACACGCAGAGCCGCGATTTCGGTAATGCGATCTCGAGTAGCGCGGGTGCCGGTAGTCTCCAGATCAAGAAAGGTCAGCGGAGTATCGGCCAGTGGCAAATGGGACAAAACGGAATCAGGCGGCATTGAAAGAAGACAGCTCTGACACGCTACGTTCGTGTCGGCACAGGATCTCCGAAAAAAGGGGATTATGCGCCAGCGAAGAACATGAGCTTGAATCAGCGATCTGAAGTTTCCCGGTTACCGCGTGCCCGAGCAGCCAATTCGGGATTTTCCTGCAGGAAACGATGCATGGCTGCAACGGTTTCATCGCTGCAATGGTGCTCGATGCCTTCAGAGTCGGCACGCGCTACTGCGTCGGGTACACCCAGTGCCACCAGGGTATCAAGCACCACCCGATGGCGCGAAGCTACCTTTTGAGCCAGCTCTTCTCCTGACTCGGTCAGGAAGATGCCCCGGTAGGGGCGAGCATTCACCAGGCCATCACGCTTGAGCCTTGAGACAACTTTCGAAACCGCAGCAGGGCTGACACCAAAACGCTCGGCAAGATCGCTGGCACGTGCCTCCCCAAGATGACGGTGCAGGTGCGCAATTTCCTCCACATAATCTTCGACCAGTTCGCGCTGATGATCCTGGCGAACACGCTCGAAGTGTTCGTGGTGGGGCGTTAGATTCATGTGGCTCTCGCGACTCTCGGGTTATTCACCGAACAGGGTAAAAATAACACATAAAAGTTGAGTATAATAATAAGGATTGTGCCTGTTCAGGTTGGCTCTACCGCCCCCGGCGTCAAAGCCTGTATAGCGGGCTGCCCATCATGCGCAATGATCGACTGTCATGGAAGCGTTGACTGCCTGCCGCCCTGAACATATTAGAGAGATCGGGTTTCCATCTCCTGCAACAGCTTTTGCCCACGCGTGTAATTGCCGCGCTATTTGCTGGGTATTCGATTGACATCCACCGCCAGCTCTTCAAGAGATGCCGTTTTCTCTATGGCACCACGTTCTTTCAGAAACTGACCGAATTCCTGATAGCGTCTCGCATCGACGGCAGCAGGTCGCAGCGCAAAACGTGGCAAACTGGCATCCCATGCCTTGCGATTGACTTCATTATCGAGAGAAGCATCCCACGACTTGAAGACTTCCCAGCTCTCTTCAGGATGATTGATGATCCACATGGTGGCGAACTCAACTGCCTTGAGAAAGCGTGAGATCCGATCTCGTTGTTTTGGCAGTGCTTCCGCATTGGCGACCAGAATCAACTCATCGTAGAGAGGAACGCCTTCCTCCTCAATATAGAAAGGATGTCCCTTGACGCCTTCCTGGGCCATCTGAGCAGGCTCAAAATTTCGAAATGCTCCTGTCACGGCATCAACACGACCACTGATCAGTGCGGGCGTCAGGGAGAAGTTGACATTGACCAGCTCGACATCCTCCATGGTCAGGCCAGCATGGTGCAGCATGGCCTCCAACAGCACTTCCTCTACTCCTCCTACTGAATAGCCGATCTTCTTCCCTTTGAGATCAGAGAGCTGCTGAACACTTCCATCGGCCCGTGTCATCAGGATATTCAATGGTGTACCGATCAGAGTCCCTACCCGTAAAATCGGTAGCCCCTGGTCAACCTGCAGATGCAATTGTGGCTGATAACTGACAGCCAGATCACTGCGTCCGGCGGCAACCAGCTTGGGTGGGGCACTGGGGTCAGCCGGTGTCGAGAGCTGGACATCCAGTCCGTACTCTTCGAACAATCCTTTCTGGGCAGCCACCACCAGCGGGCCATGACTGGGGTTGACGTACCAGTCAAGCATGACATTCATGGTATCCAGCGGCGGTGGTGAAAGTGCATTATCAGAATGCGTTTTACCCTGCCCATTGGCCGAAGCGGCCCCGAGACCCTCCCCGGAAGATTTTTCACTTGCCCAGACCCGTGGCGCAAGCAATGACAGACCCAACAGCTGGGTAACACGACGTCGACTCATGAAAGGGGAAAACCGCTGGTTCATGGCTGGTCTCCGGGTTGATCAGTCATCGTTATGGCGACGGTCCGGTTGCCATGGCAGCAACCTGCGACATAGCCCGTCGACAAGGAAATAGAAGGCAACGGCAAATATCACCAGCACTACAAGTGCCGCAAACATCAAATCCGTCTGCATACGTCCGTTGGCCTGAAGCATCAGATACCCTAGGCCAGCACTCGAGCCGACCCACTCACCGATCACGGCGCCGATCGGGGCAGCTGTAGCGGCCATGCGCAGCCCTGAAGCAAATGAAGGTAGTGCAGCGGGGATACGAATGTACCAAAGTCGCCGTAGTGAAGTGGCGCCCATTGTCGTTGATAGATCGAGCCATTCCTGCGGAGTTTGACGGAGCCCGTCATAACTGTTGGAGGTTACAGGAAAATAGATGATCAGCATGGCCATGATGATTTTGGACAACATGCCGTAGCCGAACCACAACATAAGGATCGGAGCCAATGCGAAAACCGGAATTGCCTGGGTGATCAGCAACAATGGCAACAAGGTACGCCGGAGTGTCGGCATGATGATCAGGGCAAGGGCGGTCATGACACCCAGCAACACACCCAGGCAAAACCCGACCATGATTTCCACCAGCGTAATCATGCCATGGTGAAGCAGCAGTACACGATTCGCCCAGAGCGTCATCGCCACGCGTTCCGGGCCCGGCAGAATATAGCGGGGCAGGTCGAACAACATTACGAGCAATTGCCAACCCACCACCAATAGGGTGATACCGAGCAACGCGGGGGCGAACAAAGACCAGCGGTGCATGAGACGTAACATCATCAGGAATACTCCGTTTCCTGAACTGCCTCATTCGACTGGAGCAGCGCAAGCAAATGGCGCTGGTGATCGATCAGCTCGCTATCATTGATGTCTCGTGGCGGCCTTCCGGAAGGTGCCTGATGACTCGACAGCGTAGCCGGCATGCCATGCATGAGTAGTAGGCGATCTGCCAGGCGCAATGCTTCCGAAGGATCATGGGTGACCATGAGTACTGTTCGCCCTGCCAGCAAACGGAGTGCAAGCTCATGCAACTCCAGACGGGTGATGGCGTCGAGAGCAGCAAAAGGCTCATCCATCAACACCACACTGGCGCCTTCATAGAGTGTACGCGCCAGCGCAATGCGAGAGCGTTGCCCCCCGGAGAGCGCAGCCGGACGCCGCCGGGCGGTATGTGCCAGCCCCACAGCAGCCAATAATTCCTGGGCACGTTGATAATCCGGTGAATGGCCGCGCAGCCGACTCCCCAGGGTGACGTTATCGATTACCCGGCTCCAGGGAAGCAACAGATCCTGCTGTGCCATCCAGGCTATACGGTTCTGAAGAGGGAGGTGATCGCTGGTGCCGAGAGTGAAGCTCGGTTGACCACCCGTTGGCAGCCCGGCAATCAGGCGTAAAAGGGTACTCTTGCCACAACCGCTGCGCCCCAGCAGACAGGTCCAGCTCCCTGCCGGAAGCTCCAGTTCGATATGTTCGAACAAGGGCATGTCATCGTAGACAAGGTGTACATCATTCAGCTGTACGGCAGGTGGCGCCACCGCATCAGCGGAAGTAGATGGCATCGACAATCTCCATGTCGAGGCGAAGGGCGTGCCTCGGCACGGTCCGGAATTCCCTCCGCCGGTATTAACCGGATCAGGTTGCGAGTCTTTCACGACTCAGGGGTTGTGTTACCACTCTCAGCCCATTGACATCAGGGCACCCCCATCCAGACAACTGACAGTGTATATGTCATGCTGGACTTCGCCCAGTGCTTCCGGTCATGGCGTGTTCATGGCCAGCCAGTAAAAAAATTGTCAGTGAGTTTCGAAGCTGCGCATGCATCCCGATGAAAGTCTGACCAACCGCCTCGCCATGCTGATTGATCGTGAGCTTGATGCATTGCCATTGGCCTGGCCAGATGCCTCCAACTGGTGCTGGAAAAGTCGTGGGCTCTCGCCAGAGTTGATCAAGCTGGCACGTACCGGCATCGAATCTCCCTTCTGGAGGGGTATATGGCAGCTGTTCGGGTTCGATCGCTGGCAACATGCACGAATGCTGCCCCGGGTGGCCGGTATGCTGCCCCCCGACCTGCCTCTACTGCCGGTGCCGCTCACTTTTCTGGCTTATCTTCAGCAAGCCCCGGTCTGGAGTTTGCCCTGGCGACAGGCAGAGCAAGCGCGCTGGACGGAACAATTTGCAGAGCAACTGGGTCATCAGATAGGCCTGCTACACCGTGAGACTGCCGACTGGTTCGGACACCCTTTGTCCGGACGGCATTCGCTTGACCTATGGCCAACAAGAGTTCGCAAGTTTTTGCAACAAGCGGATGCCCAGGCGCTTCAGGCGTTGGCTGACATCCCCCTTGCCTCGCCGAAGAGGGCGACATGGTGCCTGCCGGATCTGCGTGCTGACCAATTTCTCGAAAGCGCAACCGATGGGTTCTGGAGCGACTGGGAAGCATTGGTCATGGCGCCCATTGAGTTCGATTGGACACTATTGGAGTTGTTGCTGGTCAACAGCTCATTGCGACAATCCTTTTGTCGCGCTTATCAAAGATATGGGGCGATCCCCGATATTGAGTCATATCGTCTGCATCATCGCGGGATATTATGCTGTCTTGAGGTGTTTGGCCCGATGTCGTGGCCCCTGATGCGTGATCAGCCTGTCTGGCTGAATACTTGAACCGGCCAGGCTTCTGCGAACAACCAAAGTGAACAAAGATTGTGAGACGTGAGTGATTTCAACGGTCTTTTCCTGATCGGCGGCTTGCTGCTGACCCTGAGTATTCTGGCCAGCCGACTCTCGGCCAGAATGGGCATGCCCTTGTTACCCCTGTTTCTGGGTATCGGCATGCTGGCCGGGGTCGATGGTATAGGCGGGATCGATTTTCAGGACTACTCCCAGGCCTACCTGATCGGGCAGATGGCATTGGCCATGATTCTGCTGGACGGGGGGCTGCGCACCCGCATGAAGACCTTTCGTGTCGGGCTTCGACCTGCACTTTCTCTGGCCACACTGGGTGTCTTTATCACCAGCGGGCTAACAGGCCTGATTGCCATGTGGGTCTTCGATCTCAATCTGTTACAAGGATTACTGGTCGGAGCTATCGTGGGTTCAACCGATGCTGCAGCCGTTTTCTCGATGCTGGGCCGCCAGGGCATTCATCTCAATGAGCGCGTAGGTGCCACGCTTGAAATCGAGTCGGGTACCAATGATCCAATGGCGATTTTTCTGACGCTGTTGCTCTCTGAACTGCTGACGGGCACCGGCAGAGGTCTATCGGACAGCCTCTGGCTGTTCATCAGCCAGTTTGGAGTGGGCCTGGCAGTCGGTCTTGGGGGCGGCCTGCTACTGGCACGCTTGCTTAAATGGCTGGATCTCGCTCCCGGTCTTTATTCACTACTGACAGCTGCCATGGGATTTATCCTGTTTTCAGTGACCAACCTGCTGGGTGGTAGCGGATTTCTGGCCATTTACCTGGCAGGTCTGATGATCGGCAATACAAGGGGCCGTCATCTGGAGTTTATTCTTCCTGTTCATGATGGCCTGGCCTGGCTCAGTCAGATCGGTCTGTTTCTGACGCTGGGCTTACTGGTGACACCAAGCGAGATGATCGACTATGCGGCGCCGGGTATTCTGGTTGCTCTGACACTGATTTTCGTGGCCCGGCCACTGGCAGTACTGATCTGTCTGAAACCCTTTTTCGGCTTTCGCTGGCGAGAACTCTTTTTTATTGCCTGGGTAGGATTGCGCGGAGCGGTACCCATTGTGCTGGCCATTTTTCCTGTTATTGCCGGTGTCACAAATGCATCCCTTTATTTCAATATCGCCTTTTTTGTGGTCTTGATTTCACTGATGTTGCAAGGGACTACTCTGGGGCCTGTCGCACGCCGCCTGAAAGTAAGTCTGCCTCCCGCGACAGCTCCGGCCAGGCGGCAACTGCTGGGGATTCTGCCGGAAGATGACTATGAAATGTTCGTCTATCGAATCGAGAGCCAGCGGGTCGAGAACACCCCCTTGCGCATGTTGCGTTTTCCATCGGGGGCTACAATGGCTGCGCTGTTTCGCAACCATGAAATGATTCATCCCAAGGGCAGCACACGCCCTCAGGCGAAGGATGTCGCCTGTGTGATCGGGCGCACAGCAGATCTACCAGCGCTTAATCGGCTATTCAGCGGTGAGGCCGAACTCAAGCGAGAGCGTGACTTCTATGGCGCCTTTTCGCTTGAAGGGAGCGCCGCCATGTCAGATATCGCCGATGCCTACGGCCTTACGCTCTCACCCAATGAACGTGATAATACGCTAGGCGAGTTCATTTCTCGTCGGGTCGGTGGCAATCCGGTTGTGGGTGACGATATTGACTGGCACGGCATTCACTGGGTGGTACAGGAAGTGGAAGGGAATCAGGTATTGCGCGTAGGCCTCAGACTGCACGGCTGAAGTTCGCCATGCAGTCATGCGAACCTTCTGTAGCCCAAATTCTTTATGATGATGCCGGCTGAACTTTCTCGGGTTTCAGTACTGAAGCTCCGGTAATCGATTGACCTTCATAACGCAAGACACGAAAGCCTTGCTCCTGCAAGGGAAGCAGCAACATGACCTGTTGATTGATGGGTTCTACCAGCATCAGCAACTGTTGACCGGGGTACTGCTGCCCACCACTGATTCGAAAGACACTGCCAGTAGAGGGCTGAAATGTCTGCTCGTCATGAGCTTTCATATCTTCATTGGCCAGTTTTAACTGAAAGCTTTCAGGACTGAAGCGTGTAGGAGCATAAAGCGTCAGCTCCAATGGTTGGACCGGACATTTCGCACAATTCACCGTACCACTGACCTGGGCTGCCACCGGGGGCTGATCGGCATCCGGGGCGTGAGCAGTATCATGTTCAATCCCAGCACAACCACTTAATACCACCAGACTCAGCGCTGCAGTCATCAGGATAGGACGCATCGATTTTCTTCCAGGGTTCGGGCCTGACATGTGATCTCCGGCATTATGCCGGAGATCAGACTATAAAATGACTTGTTAAGCTTAGTTCATCATCTTCCAGAAATTGTCCTTGTTCCATGTAGAGGGTAATGGTTCGTCATCACTATCAAGCTGAATACGGTGTTCCTGATCGAGCAGGTTGCCCTGAGCATCGCACTCCTGAAACTCTCCTGCGTGCCCCGGACGATCACCAGGGCTGAACATCCTGCCTTCCTTGTGAAAGCCTTCACGGTTCATGTTGCCCTGGGTAAAGCCACGTCCTTTATCACCCGTCATATGCTCATCTCCCTGACTCGAATGGCTTTTCAAAGATTAGGCAAGAGAGGTTCTGGCTGCAATGCCTGGCTGCCCATTGGCATGGCGCTACCCGACAGCGCGCAAGGTCTCATGAGGCGTGCAAAGAGTAAAAGTATGGTTCATTTGATGCCAGGGGGATG
This DNA window, taken from Kushneria phosphatilytica, encodes the following:
- the sohB gene encoding protease SohB, translated to MGDWFYEYGLFLAEAMTFVVAVAAIALIIVKARNQAGGHRGATLQVRNRHTYMRHHLETLEDAKLSRAQRIRQHKQRRKQSKREQRDRTGDHRKTLWVLDFHGDLKASRIPALTEEISSILLAAKSDDEVMLRLESGGGLVHAYGLASAQLDRLKQAGLKLTVCVDKVAASGGYMMACCADRLIAAPFAVIGSIGVVAQVPNVHRLLKRNDIDVEVLTAGRYKRTLTVLGENTEEGRARFLEDLHETHELFKSWVSEHRPVLDIEQVADGDIWFGRQALKDKLIDEVNTSEAWLQSRGEDVRILEVALKSKRSVMERLGRTASKAVERGVDRAIERVTASRWDHQ
- a CDS encoding ArsR/SmtB family transcription factor; amino-acid sequence: MSACPSAPLAAAGCEMVIESASLLKAMANENRLRILCLLREGEMSVSELNTKLDLSQSALSQHLAVLRREELVNTRRASQTIYYSLRGKQAIAVIDTLTGLNRS
- a CDS encoding alpha/beta fold hydrolase; its protein translation is MTLDLHHMDTGGQKPVLVILHGLFGSLDNWRSHIRSWQEKYRVVAMDLRNHGQSPHARGMNYEDMALDVLRVLDQLDIEQCSLLGHSMGGKVAITLARRYPQRISRLIVADIAPMAYEHGHEDIFKAMHAVEDAQPESRREADDAMKEVIDTATIRQFLATNLVRDEWGILVWRVGLEEIETDYSAIVAPPGGEEAYPGPVLVLRGERSDYVPDSARNVIMQILPQAHIETLKGAGHWLHAEQPEGFRQSVDRFMTTG
- a CDS encoding 3'-5' exonuclease family protein, producing MSHLPLADTPLTFLDLETTGTRATRDRITEIAALRVLDGNVVDRFVTLVDPGVLIPPSITALTGISNEMVQGQPAFETIADEFYRWIDGSILVAHNARFDISFLRNEYRRLGVRFGARVICTLRLSRQLEPDHYHHSLGELLRRHDLLSASRHRALSDTKALLSLWQHWSRYHAAEKIESLAVGQFRNRSLPAHLDPHLLDELPTRPGVYLFLGQDRMPLYIGKSVNLRSRVLSHFNSDYRNDREMKIMRQLHHLEWHETAGDLGAQLLEARLIKQLSPIYNRKLRRQSTLKTWCWRQSAGRLELAGPEALGSTEEDMTFGMFRSRGEATRALRQIAEEHRLCPRILGLESGRGRCFSHQLGRCRGACCGEESITSHTERLLAALEKLRIHHWPWPGRVAFRECDDQGIATYHLVDQWRYLGSVTHLMDAPERKKPTAFDADTYRILHRFMTECNNSNDIIVLD
- the mntR gene encoding manganese-binding transcriptional regulator MntR; translated protein: MNLTPHHEHFERVRQDHQRELVEDYVEEIAHLHRHLGEARASDLAERFGVSPAAVSKVVSRLKRDGLVNARPYRGIFLTESGEELAQKVASRHRVVLDTLVALGVPDAVARADSEGIEHHCSDETVAAMHRFLQENPELAARARGNRETSDR
- a CDS encoding ABC transporter substrate-binding protein, giving the protein MNQRFSPFMSRRRVTQLLGLSLLAPRVWASEKSSGEGLGAASANGQGKTHSDNALSPPPLDTMNVMLDWYVNPSHGPLVVAAQKGLFEEYGLDVQLSTPADPSAPPKLVAAGRSDLAVSYQPQLHLQVDQGLPILRVGTLIGTPLNILMTRADGSVQQLSDLKGKKIGYSVGGVEEVLLEAMLHHAGLTMEDVELVNVNFSLTPALISGRVDAVTGAFRNFEPAQMAQEGVKGHPFYIEEEGVPLYDELILVANAEALPKQRDRISRFLKAVEFATMWIINHPEESWEVFKSWDASLDNEVNRKAWDASLPRFALRPAAVDARRYQEFGQFLKERGAIEKTASLEELAVDVNRIPSK
- a CDS encoding ABC transporter permease, with product MMLRLMHRWSLFAPALLGITLLVVGWQLLVMLFDLPRYILPGPERVAMTLWANRVLLLHHGMITLVEIMVGFCLGVLLGVMTALALIIMPTLRRTLLPLLLITQAIPVFALAPILMLWFGYGMLSKIIMAMLIIYFPVTSNSYDGLRQTPQEWLDLSTTMGATSLRRLWYIRIPAALPSFASGLRMAATAAPIGAVIGEWVGSSAGLGYLMLQANGRMQTDLMFAALVVLVIFAVAFYFLVDGLCRRLLPWQPDRRHNDD
- a CDS encoding ABC transporter ATP-binding protein → MPSTSADAVAPPAVQLNDVHLVYDDMPLFEHIELELPAGSWTCLLGRSGCGKSTLLRLIAGLPTGGQPSFTLGTSDHLPLQNRIAWMAQQDLLLPWSRVIDNVTLGSRLRGHSPDYQRAQELLAAVGLAHTARRRPAALSGGQRSRIALARTLYEGASVVLMDEPFAALDAITRLELHELALRLLAGRTVLMVTHDPSEALRLADRLLLMHGMPATLSSHQAPSGRPPRDINDSELIDHQRHLLALLQSNEAVQETEYS
- a CDS encoding potassium/proton antiporter; protein product: MSDFNGLFLIGGLLLTLSILASRLSARMGMPLLPLFLGIGMLAGVDGIGGIDFQDYSQAYLIGQMALAMILLDGGLRTRMKTFRVGLRPALSLATLGVFITSGLTGLIAMWVFDLNLLQGLLVGAIVGSTDAAAVFSMLGRQGIHLNERVGATLEIESGTNDPMAIFLTLLLSELLTGTGRGLSDSLWLFISQFGVGLAVGLGGGLLLARLLKWLDLAPGLYSLLTAAMGFILFSVTNLLGGSGFLAIYLAGLMIGNTRGRHLEFILPVHDGLAWLSQIGLFLTLGLLVTPSEMIDYAAPGILVALTLIFVARPLAVLICLKPFFGFRWRELFFIAWVGLRGAVPIVLAIFPVIAGVTNASLYFNIAFFVVLISLMLQGTTLGPVARRLKVSLPPATAPARRQLLGILPEDDYEMFVYRIESQRVENTPLRMLRFPSGATMAALFRNHEMIHPKGSTRPQAKDVACVIGRTADLPALNRLFSGEAELKRERDFYGAFSLEGSAAMSDIADAYGLTLSPNERDNTLGEFISRRVGGNPVVGDDIDWHGIHWVVQEVEGNQVLRVGLRLHG